CTGAACACAGTTTTATAGCTTTTCGAGGTATAACTGGCTTGAACGTCAAGAGATTTGCATACTCTTTCAAGAGATGAAACATATAGTCGTACACATAATCCATCTTCAATTCCTCCTGAATGAATTCACTGGCCGCCTTTCCAATGGCCTGTGCCTGCCAAATCCATGCAGAATGTAACTGAATTGTAATAAGTGATTTGACTCAAACACTTTCTGCAGGGTTCAAGGTAAAATTAGGTCAGAATTTACCTTCTGCTTGTGGGTGTTACCCCACTCAACGGCAAACTTAATGGACCTGCACTTGTCATTATCCTTTATAGGCCAGTATTGTTCAATTGGCCTGAGACTTCTCGTGAAGAAGTCATAGTAATGTGGTTTTACAAGTAAAGTAACAGAATCACAGGCAAGAATGTATTTTTCGCTGACTGACCATGCAGTCCCTTCGATATAGATCTTATATCTGCGTCATTGCATTTAGAAGCAGCAACAAAAAGATAGTGAAGTAAACAAGAAAAGGACGGTAATTAATTAGAAAGCACATAAACAGATCAAGTCAAAAACTGAAAGGATGTAGTTCACACACGTACTGGCACAAAATAAGAATAAGTGAACAATTTTGAATTTTTTCCTACCTGTGAATACATTGGCTTGCTAAGTTTGATTGCTTGTAACCTTGCCGTGATTCTCGAATCCAGTCCTGCAAGATAAAGATATGACACCATAGTTCACCCATTGTCCTCTCCTCTTATAGAGAAAAGATAACAAATAATGCTCCATAAAGCTTTCATATACTAGAAGAAGCAATTCTCACTTCTGCTATAGGTTAAACTGAACGAAGATATAAAGGAGGATAGAGGGAGTCAATTATTTACCTGAGCATACAAACGAGCATTCCAGTCTTGTTGCTCAGAGACATTACATTTCATAAGGTCCTGCCTGGTTTCAGCAACTGCTGGATTTCCTTTCCAGTAAGCATAAGGTTCCCTGTCCATCCAcctggtcttcttgttgccttcTTTCAAGTCATTCAGCAGATTCTCCCATGGCTTTATATTGACCTCAGGCCTTCATAAAGTTACAAAGCTATGTTTAATATAACAGGGAAGTGAAATTAGGTCTCTTTCCACTTTAATCAAGTGAACGAGGCCCTTAAGTCCAAAGTTCACTTGGTAATTGTTATCGAGTGAAATTTAGTCATTCAGTTGATATgaatgaagtaaaaaaaaaaaaaaaaaccaccttGATATGAATGATGGAGATTCTTACCATCCCCAAAAGGACCAATCTGGGAAAACGATATCCAGTGTGTCGTCATCTCCACAGTAACCAAACAAAGGTGGTGGGGCCGTTGCGTTGGGCCTCCAACTATACTCACTTGAATTCACAACCGGCAAATCAAAGCAATCAAACATGAGCTCCAAATCAGGCACTTTTCCTGGGTATCTCCGTAACAGCTGTAGGATTCCCCACAGCGTAAAAACATCTCTCGTCTGAAACGCCCTCCGGTACTTCTCCAAATAGGCTTCGCCATTCACAATCGCCAACCTAAAATTCGCTGTCCTTTTAGCTCTCTCAACCATTTCCCTCGTTATCCCCGTGCGAGCCCATGGACGCAGGTCTTCGTATATCCAACGGAAGTATTCTGGACAAGCAGAAACAGATGGACGGCGTGGATTTTCTGAAATGGTAGTGGAGTAATACGCCGGACATTTTCTTGTGAGGTTGAAAGCAGCGCAGTCGAGTGGAATCTCGATTTTGTTTATGAGCTTTTCGGTGGCTAAAAACGGCTTCTGAGCCAACCCGCTCTTAACAGTCTGCAAAAACACAGGCCGAAagttgaaaattaaagaaatagtcAATAACGGCCAATCAGCTGTGCCCAGGTCCAAAATGGAATGAAATTCTACAGACATCATGGGTGCCTCATGGGTTGGTGGGAGGGACCCATGCAcatgaatgattacaataaatcaCGACACTAGTCCCACAGTAGACCAACTTTtctcaggaaaaaaaaaaaaagaaagatgaaCCGACACTCACGACGTATGCGAGGCCTTGGAATCATCTCTTAGCATAATATGTACGCGTGTCCGGCATAAGAAAAtgttgcaaaagaaaaaaaaaaatagagctaACGACGTCGTTTGTAAAATTGTAGAGCAATCCCGCGCATGGACGTCATATTAGTTATTACTCTCCTTTTTGCCTTGCATTTCTCGAGAAAAGGATGAGGAATgtcattaattatttttgtcGGCAAGTGGCTCTTCCCTTTTGTTTTTATGAGAGCAAGCAAGATTGATCACAATAGGGCGTTTACTTACAGTGTTGTCAAAGTGGCGCGTGAAGTCGAACGCGCATACAAGCAGGAAGAGGAGGAACACGAAGACGGAGAATCTTGCAGATAACTTGACAGAAGGCCAGATCGTCTCTTGCAAATGATAATAAATCCCCGATCCATTTTGCAAGTAACTCTGCTCCCTCTGCTGCTCCctgatttctctcattttctctctcttctctctctctgtaAATTCTCTTAACTAATTTCTGACAAAGCACTTGTCAGTGAGATAATTGGGTGATTTCCTCAGATATGTGTGTACTTCAGTTTTGGCTGATATGGAGATGTTTAAGGCATAACTAGGATCATTTCTTACGAGAGTTTCTGAATCGGCTAGTTTGTAAAAAATAGAAACCACGAACTTTAATTAAGCAGATGGATGGAGATCCAAAAGACGCAAATAATAAGAGAGAAACACAGTTGTAGTTTGCATTTGCTGTTGAAGTAGGGTCACGCTTAGCTAAAAGGATACCCAGGTAAAACAAAATTGGCTAAAGAAGTATGGATGGTGCTTAGGGAGAGCATGAGATCCAAATTAGAGTTTCAGTGTGAAATTGGAGTTTCAGTATGAGTGTGGTGGAGGAGTCTGCGACTGCTTTTTTACTTCCGTTTCTCAAGAGAGAAGCGAAAAAATTTGATTGTCAAAGGTGGAGAATAAAGATGGAGAAGGAGAACAAAAAGGAAATTTCTCTGAGGAAACGAAACACTGGAAAgtagaataattaaaaaaaaaaaaaaaattaaaagccaaATGTGGGACTCTCAGGTAAACCTGGTTGATCAGGACTCCACTCACGCAAATTATATACTGGgttgtatttattttttatatagatgCATGATGTGCCTTGAATCTGatatctatctatatatatatatatacacacacacacacattgaaGAGATTACTGTttacaataatattttaaaaatatataataatttaaaattaaatttaatatattttttattaaattcatttttaaattttaattaaaagtattttttaataatgtttaaaataatatttcttaaaaaaattgagtttagtatcattttttttgttttttatttttttaaaattaaaaactacTTTTCAGTTTTTTATTGCTTGTTTTTAAAAAACTGTTTTTTTCATTGTACACGCGGAAATATTTTagtttgcatatatatatatatatatatattaaaaaaataattattattatttaaaaataaaatatttattaaaattttacagtataatataaaatgtaaaaatattaaacaaaatcaattataaataTGTTCATAATATTCAACAAAATGTTAAtcagaatttaattatttaatgcaTTTAATCTTAATAATGAAACCAAGTGTAAATAAgttacaaaaaaaataataattaaaaaaataataattaatataccaCATGTCGTTTCACTTTGAAAATTAGTTATGGCATTATAAAGGAGGATGAGTTGACTGGATTAATGCTACGTGAAAAACCAAAATAAAAATTCACTTTTGCATGTCTATACTTTACCGCATTCAACTTAAGAAAAAAACCCAAGTcgataaaaattatttgaaaacgCAACGTTCAATCAAacaatttctcttttttttttttaaacaaaaagacaaaagaaaaattCAACGCGCTCTTATTTTCTCGATTTTATTTCTAAGCgaagttaatttttttaataaaaaattaaaagagaaaatttaaacttgAATCTATTTAAAAAtgacaataattttaatttttatcaataattGTTTTCATCAAAtcctaataaaattaatttgagtaatatataattaaatttaaaatatttttatatttaaaatttaatatttataacaaatttaagaaaattcaaattttatactttgaatatctattattctaattcgtttatataaatatttaattaaatataaaaaaaaatatattttttataataatatttaaatatttttattttatataaaataaaataaaaatattttatgaaattattaaatttttaaaatataaattactaataaaaataaattttaaatatataattaaatgagtttGAGTATTTTTTAAGTAATAATAATCAGATTTGAAATAGactcaaataattaaaaataaattttaatcaagtttagaaaatatttaaattttgagaatattaattaaattgaatttaagtaAGGTAATTTTCGTATATATCTTACTCGCTAACATTTAAGTGGGTAATATATTTCTAATCATTAAATCAAATTAGACTAACTAAATAaagttgtaattttttttattaattaagccATACTTTATTTCTATTTAATAGAATTTTTTCTTTATAGAATGTATGCATTCGCATTATATAAATCTATTCCTGTTTTCGTTTctctttcaagaaaaaaaaaaaatttaccgtcCTGCTCATTTGAATCTTCAATATGAATTGGACATCCAAATTTTTCATATGAATATAATGTATAGTGAACAGTGTCAAAGTAAGAAATTTTATTTAGGGGGctcattttaaataattatattaaaataaataaataaatatatatatatatatttcattgtaaaaataaaaataataaagaattGATTAATAATCTTTTCAAAGaataataaaaatacatataTTTCCTCTTGTGAAGATTAAAATCACAATCTttctaaaaattgataaaaaattatgTTTTTTATATTGATAAATTTGTTATCAGCTCTAAATTTTTAAGTATTAAACATTTCTTTCAATTACCTCAattttgatattaaaaaaaaaaattatagaaaattttgcataaaactaaatatttatatctctaaattttttactaactcattaaattttattattaaagaaaattcaCTAAACTCAATAAAATATTACAATGATTAAATAGGAGGAAGAGAAAAGATATACTAAAATTGATATTTCAATATTAATTTACAAAGAAATCTAAGTATTAAATTGAATTTCTAACTTTGTTGTTCTATAATATATTTGATAGAATAACAGCTTTAAAAATTTACGATATTAGAAATCCTTATTCATTTTTAGTgtagatttttaaaaaaattt
Above is a genomic segment from Hevea brasiliensis isolate MT/VB/25A 57/8 chromosome 17, ASM3005281v1, whole genome shotgun sequence containing:
- the LOC110651581 gene encoding uncharacterized protein LOC110651581; amino-acid sequence: MREIREQQREQSYLQNGSGIYYHLQETIWPSVKLSARFSVFVFLLFLLVCAFDFTRHFDNTTVKSGLAQKPFLATEKLINKIEIPLDCAAFNLTRKCPAYYSTTISENPRRPSVSACPEYFRWIYEDLRPWARTGITREMVERAKRTANFRLAIVNGEAYLEKYRRAFQTRDVFTLWGILQLLRRYPGKVPDLELMFDCFDLPVVNSSEYSWRPNATAPPPLFGYCGDDDTLDIVFPDWSFWGWPEVNIKPWENLLNDLKEGNKKTRWMDREPYAYWKGNPAVAETRQDLMKCNVSEQQDWNARLYAQDWIRESRQGYKQSNLASQCIHRYKIYIEGTAWSVSEKYILACDSVTLLVKPHYYDFFTRSLRPIEQYWPIKDNDKCRSIKFAVEWGNTHKQKAQAIGKAASEFIQEELKMDYVYDYMFHLLKEYANLLTFKPVIPRKAIKLCSESMACRLGGLEKDFILESMVKSPAETSPCTLPPPYDPPSLHAIFRRREISIKQVELWEKKYRDNQNN